In Primulina eburnea isolate SZY01 chromosome 3, ASM2296580v1, whole genome shotgun sequence, one DNA window encodes the following:
- the LOC140827149 gene encoding remorin 4.2-like — protein sequence MLNNQRTLAISRTQEDAHIDDDESSPVIREIHALTPPPSSGARRRETWETGSHRSSAPSTASSEINFTSMSREFNALVLAGSSSTIASESETGNLGRIGEEETNPLAIVPGTNPGGGGDRVLEVSEAADDGGYRISGGAVTVQSVKKEEVLSKISAWKNAKIAKINNRFKREDAVINGWEGEQVQKATSWMKKEERKLEEKRAKALEKMQNDIAQAHRKAEERRAIAEAKRGTKVARILEIANLMKAVGRPPVKRSFF from the exons ATGTTGAACAATCAACGAACCTTAGCCATATCAAGAACTCAAGAGGATGCTCATATTGACGATGATGAATCATCGCCTGTGATCAGAGAAATCCACGCCTTGACCCCACCTCCGTCCTCGGGGGCCCGACGCCGGGAAACATGGGAAACCGGAAGCCATAGATCATCTGCCCCTTCCACCGCTTCATCGGAGATTAATTTCACCTCCATGAGTAGAGAGTTCAATGCTTTAGTCTTGGCTGGTTCAAGTTCAACCATCGCTTCGGAAAGTGAAACAGGCAACTTGGGAAGGATTGGGGAGGAGGAGACCAACCCTTTGGCGATTGTGCCGGGTACTAACCCCGGAGGCGGAGGGGATAGAGTGCTGGAAGTTTCTGAAGCTGCGGATGATGGTGGTTATCGTATCAGTGGAGGTGCGGTGACGGTGCAAAGTGTGAAGAAAGAGGAGGTTTTGTCGAAGATTAGTGCGTGGAAAAATGCGAAGATCGCCAAGATTAACAACCGGTTTAAGCGGGAGGATGCTGTGATTAATGGTTGGGAGGGGGAGCAAGTTCAGAAAGCTACTTCTTGGATGAAGAAAGAAGAG AGGAAACTAGAGGAGAAAAGAGCCAAGGCCCTGGAAAAGATGCAGAATGACATAGCACAAGCCCACAGAAAAGCAGAGGAAAGGAGAGCAATCGCCGAGGCCAAGAGGGGAACTAAAGTGGCCAGGATTCTTGAAATCGCCAATCTCATGAAAGCAGTCGGACGACCACCGGTCAAGCGatctttcttttaa
- the LOC140826965 gene encoding uncharacterized protein encodes MTENSLSMILTNNQLLGEKYIDWKRNLLIVLTAEKHKFVLNKPCPSVPTAESTVAQKQARCYILGSISNVLQQKHQNMDTATKIMDSLQEMFEHRERHARKAAIRTIMNMRMKPRTPVRDHMLALIAQFNVAEVLGAEIKSETQVDMALETLPEMFS; translated from the coding sequence ATGACTGAAAATTCATTATCTATGATATTAACCAACAACCAACTACTCGGAGAAAAGTACATTGATTGGAAACGTAATTTATTGATTGTCTTAACTGCGGAGAAACACAAGTTTGTGCTCAATAAACCCTGTCCATCGGTGCCTACGGCGGAGTCCACAGTAGCTCAGAAGCAGGCCCGTTGCTACATTTTGGGATCCATCTCAAATGTGCTGCAACAGAAACATCAGAACATGGACACTGCTACAAAAATCATGGATAGCCTCCAAGAAATGTttgagcatcgagaacgtcatGCACGAAAAGCAGCCATTAGAACCATTATGAACATGCGCATGAAACCTAGGACGCCCGTGAGAGATCATATGCTTGCATTGATCGCTCAGTTTAACGTGGCTGAGGTGTTAGGGGCTGAAATCAAATCAGAGACTCAGGTTGACATGGCACTTGAGACTCTCCCTGAGATGTTCTCATAG